The genomic interval TAAAGCTTCCATAATATAAATATATTTATTTGACAATTTTATTGCCTGTTACTATAGTAGTAGTAGCAATTGAAATGGGAGGATTCTAGCTGGATAATGAATGAATTAATCGAAGAGACAAGAAAGCGGCGCACCTATGCCATTATATCTCATCCTGACGCCGGTAAAACAACCCTTACGGAAAAATTACTGCTGTACGGAGGTGCCATTCGTCTGGCCGGATCGGTAAAGGCCCGTAAAGCGCAGAAACACGCCGTTTCCGACTGGATGGAAATTGAAAAGCAAAGAGGAATTTCAGTTACCTCCAGCGTGCTGCAATTTGATTATAACGGATACCGGATTAATATTCTGGATACTCCCGGTCATCAGGATTTTAGTGAGGATACTTACCGCACCTTGATGGCCGCTGATAGTGCCGTCATGTTGATTGACGTGGCCAAAGGCGTTGAGGAACAGACGAAAAAACTGTTCTATGTCTGCAAGCAACGGGGCATCCCGGTATTTACCTTTGTCAACAAGCTCGACCGGTATGGGAAAAATCCTTTTGAGTTGATGGAAGAAATTGAGAATGTATTAGGTATACGGGCTTATCCGATGAACTGGCCGGTTGGTGTGGACGGCGACTACCAGGGTGTGTATAATCGCAAGTTGGCCCGGATCGAGCTGTTTGAGGGCAAGGGAAATCATGGCAGTACGGCCATGGCCTCTAAGGCAGGAGATGTTCATGATCCGGAATTTAAAGCCCTTTTGGGGGAAACCATACATAACGCTCTTTGCGAGGATATTGAACTGCTGGATATGGCTGGTGATCAGTTTGATTTTGCCAAAGTTAAGTCGGGTGAGCTGACCCCCATGTTCTTTGGCAGTGCCATGACGAATTTTGGAGTTCAGAGTTTCCTGGAAGAGTTTCTGCAGTTAGCGCCGGAGCCGGCACCCCGCTTGTCTTCACAAGGTGAGATCAAGCCTGATGGGGAAGAATTTTCTGCCTTTGTTTTTAAAATCCAGGCCAATATGAATCCGGCCCACCGGGATCGCCTGGCCTTTATCCGGATTTGCTCCGGCAAGTTTACCCGTGGCATGGAAGTGCTGCATGTGCAGTCGGGCAAACCGATCAAGCTGGCTCAGCCGCAGCAGTTTTTGGCGCAGGAACGGGCTATTATTGAGGAAGCCTATCCCGGCGATATTATCGGCTTGTTTGATCCGGGCATTTTCGGTATCGGCGATACCTTA from Propionispora hippei DSM 15287 carries:
- a CDS encoding peptide chain release factor 3, giving the protein MNELIEETRKRRTYAIISHPDAGKTTLTEKLLLYGGAIRLAGSVKARKAQKHAVSDWMEIEKQRGISVTSSVLQFDYNGYRINILDTPGHQDFSEDTYRTLMAADSAVMLIDVAKGVEEQTKKLFYVCKQRGIPVFTFVNKLDRYGKNPFELMEEIENVLGIRAYPMNWPVGVDGDYQGVYNRKLARIELFEGKGNHGSTAMASKAGDVHDPEFKALLGETIHNALCEDIELLDMAGDQFDFAKVKSGELTPMFFGSAMTNFGVQSFLEEFLQLAPEPAPRLSSQGEIKPDGEEFSAFVFKIQANMNPAHRDRLAFIRICSGKFTRGMEVLHVQSGKPIKLAQPQQFLAQERAIIEEAYPGDIIGLFDPGIFGIGDTLCPLGRDFTFQDFPVFPPEQFARVQAKDTMKRKQFVKGMTQLTQEGAVQVFRQPDSAVESFVIGTVGSLQFEVLEYRLKNEYGVTIIMDRLPFGVARWLAGSEADIKAIKSMDSGLLVQDIKDRPVALINNVWSLNWIMERNPNIRFLTVPEDSRSIEEGN